In a genomic window of Festucalex cinctus isolate MCC-2025b chromosome 11, RoL_Fcin_1.0, whole genome shotgun sequence:
- the nxph2a gene encoding neurexophilin-2: MGALQIFLFSLLLHQAACSKVRGGVAELMEWGDGTHKLSSPTGASPRILNPLRLFARASPGFKSDVREMSYIQNMEDFWDWLSNQTDVQDPQARTKRRPIVKTGKFKKMFGWGDFHSNIKTVKLNLLITGKIVDHGNGTFSVYFRHNSTGLGNVSVSLVPPSKVVEFEVAQQSTLETKDTKSFNCRIEYEKTDRNKKTALCSFDPSKVCYQEQTQSHVSWLCSKPFKVICIYIAFYSVDYKLVQKVCPDYNYHSDTPYSSTG; the protein is encoded by the exons ATGGGAGCCCTGCAAATATTCCTCTTTTCTCTCCTCCTGCACCAG GCCGCATGCAGCAAAGTCCGTGGGGGAGTCGCAGAGCTGATGGAGTGGGGGGACGGCACGCACAAACTGTCGTCTCCCACGGGCGCCAGTCCTCGGATCCTCAACCCCTTGCGCTTGTTCGCCAGGGCCTCCCCGGGGTTCAAGAGCGACGTGAGGGAAATGTCCTACATACAGAACATGGAGGACTTCTGGGACTGGTTATCTAACCAGACAGATGTTCAGGATCCGCAGGCCAGAACTAAACGCAGGCCCATCGTCAAGACCGGCAAGTTCAAAAAGATGTTCGGGTGGGGCGACTTCCACTCCAACATCAAGACGGTCAAACTCAACCTGCTGATCACGGGCAAGATCGTGGACCACGGCAACGGCACCTTTAGCGTTTACTTCCGCCACAACTCCACGGGCCTGGGCAACGTGTCGGTGAGCCTGGTGCCGCCCTCCAAGGTGGTGGAGTTCGAGGTGGCCCAGCAGTCCACGCTGGAGACCAAAGACACCAAGTCCTTCAACTGCCGCATCGAGTACGAGAAGACGGACCGCAACAAGAAGACGGCGCTGTGCAGCTTCGACCCGTCCAAGGTTTGCTATCAGGAGCAGACGCAGAGTCACGTGTCCTGGCTCTGCTCCAAGCCCTTCAAGGTCATATGCATCTATATCGCCTTCTACAGCGTGGACTATAAACTGGTGCAGAAGGTCTGCCCCGACTACAACTACCACAGTGACACGCCGTATTCCTCCACGGGATGA